One genomic window of Cannabis sativa cultivar Pink pepper isolate KNU-18-1 chromosome 2, ASM2916894v1, whole genome shotgun sequence includes the following:
- the LOC133034059 gene encoding defensin Ec-AMP-D1-like, whose product MESTRKVISSGMLLLLLFVLLASNYEVVEGRVCESRSERFFGKCTTDSGCTSTCRTEGFAGGRCTGLRRRCFCSKIC is encoded by the exons ATGGAGAGTACTAGGAAAGTAATAAGCTCTggaatgttgttgttgttgctctTTGTTCTTTTGGCCTCCA ATTATGAAGTGGTAGAGGGAAGAGTATGTGAAAGTCGTAGTGAACGTTTCTTTGGGAAATGCACAACTGACAGTGGTTGCACCTCCACTTGCCGGACCGAAGGATTCGCCGGTGGACGATGTACCGGACTCCGTCGTCGATGTTTCTGTTCCAAAATATGCTAg
- the LOC115718869 gene encoding patellin-3, which produces MADEQVQKAVPEEEVVVVNVTTNSNDGDEKVVNEKMASPPTTPTSTTLQTEMSKSIEDNEKANINNNDSASFKEETTKVADLPDPQRKALEEFKQLLKEALQSHQFSTASSPPSPKQEAIIKPVPPQEPEKTEPETTEEVEKEAAATTTTTQESSEPVLTEAVEEKVATTVAAVAADDDGAKTVEAIQETIVAVASSEHKEPEESSKAEPEESKDVKEESLAATQPPPATTPALAPEEVSIWGVPLLMDERSDVILLKFLRARDFKVKDAFLMLKNTVEWRKQFGIEELVDEDLGSDLDKVVFMHGVDKEGHPVCYNVYGEFQSKELYQNTFSDEEKRQMFLRKRIQFLERSIRKFDFTPGGVSTFVQINDLKNSPGPGKWELRQATKQALQLLQDNYPEFVAKQVFINVPWWYLAVNRMISPFLTQRTKSKFVFAGPSKSADTLLRYIAPEQIPIKYGGLSKDGEFGTNDAVTEVIVKPAAKHTVEFPVTESCVLSWEVRVAGWDVKYGAEFVPSAEESYTVIIQKSRKVGGNEEPVLCNSFKVGEAGKVVLTIDNSTSKKKKLLYRLKTKSCSD; this is translated from the exons ATGGCTGATGAACAAGTTCAGAAAGCTGTCCCTGAAGAAGAAGTAGTAGTTGTTAATGTTACTACTAATAGTAATGATGGTGATGAGAAAGTAGTGAATGAGAAAATGGCTTCTCCTCCTACTACTCCTACCAGTACTACTCTCCAAACTGAGATGTCCAAATCCATTGAAGACAATGAAAAAGCCAACATTAACAACAATGACTCGGCTTCTTTCAAGGAAGAGACCACTAAAGTGGCTGATCTTCCTGACCCTCAAAGGAAAGCCCTTGAAGAATTTAAGCAATTACTCAAAGAAGCTCTTCAAAGCCATCAATTTTCAACTGCTTCTTCACCACCTTCACCAAAACAAGAGGCTATTATTAAGCCTGTTCCACCACAAGAGCCTGAGAAAACTGAGCCTGAAACAACTGAGGAGGTGGAGAAagaagcagcagcaacaacaacaaccacacAAGAGTCTTCTGAACCAGTTCTAACTGAGGCTGTAGAAGAGAAGGTTGCTACTACTGTGGCTGCTGTGGctgctgatgatgatggtgCTAAGACAGTGGAAGCCATTCAAGAAACCATTGTAGCAGTTGCTTCTTCTGAACACAAAGAGCCAGAAGAGTCATCCAAGGCTGAGCCAGAGGAATCCAAAGATGTGAAGGAAGAGTCTTTAGCAGCAACACAGCCTCCTCCTGCTACTACACCAGCTCTGGCTCCTGAAGAAGTGTCCATCTGGGGTGTACCCTTGTTAATGGATGAGAGGAGTGATGTCATTCTTCTAAAGTTTCTTAGAGCAAGAGACTTTAAGGTGAAGGATGCTTTTTTGATGCTGAAGAACACTGTTGAGTGGAGGAAACAGTTTGGGATTGAGGAGTTGGTGGATGAAGATTTGGGCAGTGATTTAGATAAGGTTGTGTTCATGCATGGTGTTGATAAGGAAGGTCACCCTGTGTGCTACAATGTCTATGGGGAGTTCCAAAGCAAGGAGCTTTACCAGAACACATTCTCTGATGAAGAAAAAAGACAGATGTTTTTAAGGAAGAGAATTCAGTTCCTTGAAAGGAGTATTAGAAAATTTGACTTCACTCCAGGAGGTGTTTCTACTTTTGTTCAGATTAATGATTTGAAGAACTCACCTGGACCAGGAAAGTGGGAACTAAGACAAGCTACCAAACAAGCCCTCCAATTGCTTCAAGACAACTACCCTGAATTTGTAGCCAAACAG GTGTTCATCAATGTGCCATGGTGGTACTTAGCAGTGAATAGAATGATAAGCCCATTTTTGACTCAAAGAACTAAAAGCAAGTTTGTGTTTGCTGGTCCTTCCAAATCTGCTGATACCCTCTTGAGGTATATAGCTCCAGAACAAATCCCAATCAAGTATGGTGGACTAAGCAAAGATGGTGAATTTGGTACTAATGATGCTGTAACTGAGGTTATTGTAAAACCTGCAGCCAAACACACTGTGGAATTCCCAGTCACTGAG TCATGTGTTCTGAGTTGGGAAGTTAGAGTGGCTGGATGGGATGTGAAATATGGAGCTGAGTTTGTTCCAAGTGCAGAAGAAAGCTACACAGTGATAATTCAGAAGAGCAGAAAGGTTGGAGGAAATGAAGAACCAGTGTTATGCAATAGCTTCAAAGTTGGTGAAGCTGGTAAAGTTGTTCTCACCATTGACAATTCAACTTccaagaagaagaaactccTCTACCGTTTAAAGACCAAGTCTTGTTCTGATTGA
- the LOC115721065 gene encoding ADP-ribosylation factor-like protein 2, translated as MGLLTIIRKIKKKEKEMRILMVGLDNSGKTTIVLKINGEDTSVISPTLGFNIKTMTYQKYVLNIWDVGGQKTIRSYWRNYFEQTDGLVWVVDSSDLRRLDDCKMELDNLLKEERLSGSSLLVLANKQDIKGALTPDEIAKVLNLDAMNSTRHWRIVGCSAYTGQGLLEGFDWLVQDIASRIYVLD; from the exons ATGGGTCTTCTTACCATCATTCGGAAGATTAAGAAGAAGGAGAAAGAAATGCGCATACTCATGGT GGGTCTTGACAATTCTGGAAAGACAACAATTGTTTTGAAGATTAATGGCGAAGACACCAGTGTTATCAGTCCTACACTCGGCTTCAACATCAAGACTATGACTTACCAAAA GTATGTACTTAATATATGGGATGTTGGGGGCCAAAAGACGATAAGATCTTACTGGAGAAACTATTTTGAGCAAACTGATGGCTTGGTATGGGTAGTTGACAGTTCAGATCTTCGAAGACTAGATGACTGCAAAATGGAACTGGATAATCTTTTGAAGGAAGAG AGGCTATCCGGATCATCCTTACTGGTACTAGCAAACAAGCAGGACATTAAAGGGGCTCTTACACCAGATGAAATTGCCAAA GTTCTAAATTTGGACGCCATGAACAGTACAAGACACTGGAGAATCGTCGGATGCAGTGCTTACACAGGACAAGGGCTTCTTGAGGGCTTTGATTGGTTGGTGCAGGACATTGCGTCTAGAATTTACGTACTCGATTGA
- the LOC133035203 gene encoding defensin-like protein 1, whose amino-acid sequence MDRKGSFGFGSRVVFFWLFLVFILLASFSKMGSVEGRMCESQSHHYEGACVIDHNCATVCRTEGFSGGKCKGFRRRCFCTRQC is encoded by the exons ATGGACAGAAAAGGAAGCTTTGGCTTTGGTAGTAGAGTGGTCTTCTTCTGGTTGTTTTTGGTGTTCATTCTCTTGGCTTCTTTTTCTA AGATGGGGAGTGTAGAGGGAAGAATGTGTGAATCACAGAGCCATCATTACGAGGGGGCATGTGTAATTGATCACAACTGTGCCACTGTGTGTAGGACTGAAGGATTCTCAGGTGGCAAATGCAAGGGCTTTCGTCGCCGCTGTTTCTGCACCAGACAATGCTAG
- the LOC115718978 gene encoding serine/threonine-protein kinase SRK2A gives MERYEVVKDLGAGNFGVARLLRHKETKELVAMKYIERGQKIDENVAREIINHRSLRHPNIIRFKEVVLTPTHLAIVMEYASGGELFERICNAGRFSEDEARYFFQQLISGVNYCHSLQICHRDLKLENTLLDGSPAPRLKICDFGYSKSSLLHSRPKSTVGTPAYIAPEVLSRREYDGKLADVWSCGVTLYVMLVGAYPFEDQDDPKNFRKTIQRIMAVQYKIPDYVHVSQDCRHLLSRIFVASPMRRITLKEIKNHPWFLKNLPRELTEAAQLVYYQRENPGFSLQTVDQIMKIVGEARTPPPVSRPLRGFSWGEEGEDDDDDGKDIDEEVLEDEDEEDEYDKRVKEVHASGEFHII, from the exons ATGGAAAGGTATGAAGTGGTTAAGGATTTGGGAGCTGGGAATTTTGGGGTTGCTAGGTTACTGAGACATAAAGAGACTAAAGAGCTTGTGGCTATGAAATACATAGAAAGAGGTCAGAAGATTGATGAGAATGTAGCTAGAGAAATCATTAACCACAGATCGCTTAGGCACCCAAATATCATACGTTTTAAAGAAGTTGTTTTGACTCCAACCCATTTAGCCATTGTTATGGAATATGCCTCTGGTGGTGAACTCTTTGAACGTATTTGCAATGCTGGCAGATTCAGTGAAGACGAG GCTAGATATTTCTTTCAACAACTCATTTCTGGAGTCAATTATTGTCATTCTCTG CAAATATGTCATAGAGATCTAAAGCTGGAAAATACCCTTCTTGATGGAAGCCCTGCTCCTCGTTTGAAGATATGTGATTTTGGTTACTCTAAG TCATCTTTGCTTCATTCAAGACCAAAGTCCACAGTTGGAACTCCAGCTTATATTGCACCAGAGGTTCTTTCACGCAGAGAGTATGATGGCAAA tTGGCTGATGTTTGGTCATGTGGAGTAACTCTATATGTGATGCTTGTTGGTGCTTACCCTTTTGAAGACCAAGATGATCCTAAGAACTTTAGAAAAACTATTCAG AGGATAATGGCTGTTCAATACAAAATCCCAGACTATGTTCATGTATCTCAGGATTGTAGACATCTACTCTCTCGGATATTTGTTGCTAGTCCAATGAGA AGGATTACACTTAAAGAAATCAAGAACCACCCTTGGTTTCTAAAGAACTTGCCAAGGGAACTAACCGAGGCGGCTCAACTGGTGTATTATCAGAGAGAAAATCCAGGGTTTTCTCTCCAAACTGTGGATCAGATCATGAAAATTGTTGGAGAGGCAAGGACACCGCCTCCAGTGTCTAGGCCTCTCCGAGGCTTTAGTTGgggagaagaaggagaagatgaCGACGATGATGGCAAAGACATTGATGAAGAAGTTttggaagatgaagatgaagaggaTGAGTATGACAAAAGGGTGAAAGAGGTTCATGCTAGTGGGGAATTCCATATAATCTAA